A single genomic interval of Streptomyces sp. BA2 harbors:
- a CDS encoding carbohydrate ABC transporter permease gives MTTTTDTTAGRRSLPWRRVALHAGCLAALLVMLYPLAWLVATSLKPAEEVIASLNLLPSKLEWSNYTTALDGVDGVSVGRLLSNSLLIAGGAVLGNVLSCSLAAYAFARLRFRFRGPLFAFMIATIMLPHHAVLIPQYIIFNQLGMVNTYWPLILPKFLATEAFFVFLIVQFMRGLPRELEEAARIDGCGPFRSFFLVVLPLTRPALITTAIFTFIWTWNDFFTQLIYLFSPEKFTLTLALRSFVDASSQSAFGPMFAMSVIALLPIVLFFLAFQRFLVEGMANSGVKG, from the coding sequence ATGACCACCACCACTGACACCACCGCCGGCCGGCGGTCCCTTCCCTGGCGCCGCGTCGCGCTGCACGCCGGGTGCCTGGCCGCGCTCCTGGTGATGCTCTACCCGCTGGCCTGGCTCGTCGCCACGTCGCTCAAGCCCGCCGAAGAGGTGATCGCGAGCCTGAACCTGCTGCCGAGCAAGCTGGAGTGGTCGAACTACACGACCGCCCTCGACGGCGTCGACGGCGTGTCCGTCGGACGGCTGCTCTCCAACTCCCTGCTGATCGCGGGCGGCGCGGTCCTCGGCAACGTACTCAGCTGCTCGCTCGCGGCCTACGCCTTCGCGCGGCTGCGCTTCCGCTTCCGAGGGCCGCTCTTCGCCTTCATGATCGCGACGATCATGCTGCCGCACCACGCCGTCCTGATCCCGCAGTACATCATCTTCAACCAGCTCGGCATGGTGAACACCTACTGGCCGCTGATCCTGCCGAAGTTCCTCGCCACCGAGGCCTTCTTCGTCTTCCTCATCGTGCAGTTCATGCGCGGTCTGCCGCGCGAGCTGGAGGAAGCCGCCAGGATCGACGGCTGCGGGCCGTTCCGGAGCTTCTTCCTGGTCGTCCTGCCGCTCACAAGGCCCGCGCTGATCACCACCGCGATCTTCACCTTCATCTGGACCTGGAACGACTTCTTCACCCAGCTGATCTATCTCTTCTCGCCGGAGAAGTTCACGCTGACGCTGGCGCTGCGGTCGTTCGTGGACGCTTCGAGCCAGTCCGCGTTCGGCCCGATGTTCGCCATGTCGGTGATCGCGCTCCTTCCGATCGTGCTGTTCTTCCTCGCCTTCCAGCGTTTCCTCGTCGAGGGCATGGCCAACTCGGGGGTGAAGGGATGA
- a CDS encoding carbohydrate ABC transporter permease: MTTTTGIPAEAARTKSPAPPPKQPGRLRREGAAWVFLSPWVLGAVVLTLLPMAVSLYLSFTDYDLFNAPRWVGFRNYVQMFTEDPRYWRSVGATLMYVVIAVPLQLALALAVALALKSMKRGKSFYRSAFYAPSLLGASMSIALVWRAVFNDGGTVDNLLSDIGIHTGGWVNKPGWALLAVALLTVWQFGAPMVIFLAGLQQIPTELYEAAAVDGASRRRQFVSITLPMLSPVLFFNLVLQTIQAFQVFTPAFAVSGGKGGPADSTLFYTLYLYDRGFVASHMGYASAMAWVLLIAIGAVTAVLFRTSRSWVFYANEGER, from the coding sequence ATGACCACCACCACCGGCATACCCGCTGAAGCCGCGCGGACCAAGAGCCCCGCACCACCGCCGAAGCAGCCCGGCAGGCTCCGGCGCGAGGGTGCAGCCTGGGTGTTCCTCTCGCCCTGGGTCCTTGGCGCCGTCGTCCTGACGCTCCTTCCGATGGCCGTCTCGCTGTATCTGTCCTTCACCGACTACGACCTGTTCAACGCCCCGCGCTGGGTGGGCTTTCGCAACTACGTCCAGATGTTCACCGAGGACCCGCGCTACTGGCGCTCGGTCGGCGCGACGCTGATGTACGTCGTGATCGCCGTGCCGCTGCAACTCGCACTCGCCCTCGCCGTCGCCCTCGCCCTGAAGTCCATGAAGCGCGGCAAGTCCTTCTACCGCTCCGCCTTCTACGCCCCTTCGCTACTCGGCGCGTCCATGTCGATCGCCCTGGTGTGGCGGGCGGTCTTCAACGACGGCGGCACCGTCGACAACCTCCTGTCGGACATCGGCATCCACACCGGCGGCTGGGTCAACAAGCCCGGCTGGGCGCTGCTCGCCGTGGCGCTCCTGACGGTCTGGCAGTTCGGCGCCCCCATGGTGATCTTCCTGGCGGGTCTCCAGCAGATCCCCACGGAGCTCTACGAAGCCGCCGCGGTGGACGGGGCGAGCCGCAGGCGGCAGTTCGTCTCCATCACCCTGCCGATGCTGTCACCGGTGCTCTTCTTCAACCTGGTGCTCCAGACCATCCAGGCCTTCCAGGTCTTCACGCCCGCCTTCGCGGTCAGCGGCGGCAAGGGCGGCCCCGCCGACTCCACCCTCTTCTACACGCTCTACCTCTACGACCGCGGCTTCGTCGCCTCACACATGGGCTACGCCTCCGCCATGGCCTGGGTCCTGCTGATCGCCATCGGAGCCGTGACCGCGGTGCTCTTCCGCACCTCGCGCTCCTGGGTCTTCTACGCGAACGAGGGGGAGCGATGA
- a CDS encoding ABC transporter substrate-binding protein: MPGSRTKWSCATVAVLTLSALLTGCAGSDESSGGGKTVLRYTWWGNPDRAARTQEAVALFEKEHPGITVQTSFAGYEAYKQKLATQAAGGDAPDVVQLDYRQIDQYASGGILLDLGKQKKALRTDEIDAGLLATGVVDGTQYAIPQGRGTETLVYDAKQWEAAGVPRPRKGWTWGEWADAMRQLAKRTGKPGSVDPGQSEDCFEVWLRGQGKALYTKDRRLGFTADDLTRWWTFTDKLRREGAVSAAEQTTQLDGSVENQPLARGKAIADFNWDAPASGYTPIVGEGLTLAPMPSGADGTPGQYFKPSMFMGAAASTEHPQESAEFIDFMINDEKAAAILGASRGIPVNEPIRDELGPDLKDFDKTVADYQDSVDGSLKAPPQAPPTGDNSLQTTFQRDYDQVSFEQMTPREAAEDFITEAKAELRS, translated from the coding sequence CGCCGGCTCGGACGAATCGAGCGGCGGCGGCAAGACCGTTCTGCGCTACACCTGGTGGGGCAACCCCGACCGGGCGGCCCGTACTCAGGAAGCCGTCGCGCTGTTCGAGAAGGAGCACCCCGGGATCACGGTGCAGACCTCGTTCGCCGGCTACGAGGCGTACAAGCAGAAGCTCGCCACCCAGGCGGCGGGCGGCGACGCCCCCGACGTCGTGCAGCTCGACTACCGGCAGATCGACCAGTACGCGTCCGGCGGCATCCTGCTCGACCTCGGAAAGCAGAAGAAGGCCCTGCGTACCGACGAGATCGACGCGGGGCTCCTCGCCACCGGTGTCGTCGACGGCACCCAGTACGCGATCCCCCAGGGCCGCGGCACCGAGACCCTCGTGTACGACGCCAAGCAGTGGGAGGCGGCCGGGGTGCCACGCCCGCGCAAGGGCTGGACCTGGGGCGAATGGGCCGACGCCATGCGGCAGTTGGCCAAGAGGACCGGGAAGCCGGGCTCCGTCGACCCCGGACAGAGCGAGGACTGCTTCGAGGTGTGGCTGCGCGGCCAGGGCAAGGCCCTCTACACGAAGGACCGCCGACTCGGCTTCACGGCCGACGACCTGACCCGCTGGTGGACCTTCACCGACAAACTGCGGCGCGAGGGCGCGGTGTCGGCCGCCGAGCAGACCACCCAGCTCGACGGGTCGGTGGAGAACCAGCCGCTGGCCCGCGGCAAGGCGATCGCCGACTTCAACTGGGACGCGCCCGCCAGCGGATACACGCCCATCGTGGGCGAAGGGCTGACGCTCGCCCCGATGCCGTCCGGCGCGGACGGCACACCCGGCCAGTACTTCAAGCCATCGATGTTCATGGGCGCCGCCGCGAGCACCGAACACCCGCAGGAGTCCGCCGAGTTCATCGACTTCATGATCAACGACGAGAAGGCGGCGGCGATACTCGGCGCCTCCCGCGGCATCCCCGTCAACGAACCGATCCGCGACGAACTCGGCCCCGACCTGAAGGACTTCGACAAGACCGTCGCCGACTACCAGGACTCTGTCGACGGCAGCCTCAAGGCGCCGCCGCAGGCCCCGCCCACCGGCGACAACTCCCTGCAGACCACCTTCCAGCGCGACTACGACCAGGTGTCGTTCGAGCAGATGACGCCCCGCGAGGCCGCGGAGGACTTCATCACCGAGGCGAAGGCGGAGCTGAGGTCATGA